A stretch of Halocalculus aciditolerans DNA encodes these proteins:
- a CDS encoding CBS domain-containing protein: MTQLAVRDVASQRFVGVSESDDLAGAVDVLRSEGANAALVLRGESVVGLLTASDVLDHVGALDGVTVADAMGAPPTAVRPDAAVSEAAEVVRQTGVGYVVVRDDEGVRGLVEARDLVDAGAEPREPLNPTQSARAEATDGGQDGAFSTQSICEVCGSLAGSLSNVNGQLVCADCHAV; this comes from the coding sequence ATGACACAACTGGCAGTGCGTGACGTCGCGAGTCAGCGGTTCGTGGGCGTGAGTGAATCGGACGACCTCGCGGGCGCGGTAGACGTGTTACGGTCGGAGGGCGCGAACGCGGCGCTCGTCCTCCGCGGCGAGTCCGTCGTCGGCCTTCTGACCGCGAGCGACGTGCTCGACCACGTCGGAGCGCTCGACGGGGTGACAGTGGCGGACGCGATGGGCGCGCCGCCGACGGCCGTGCGGCCGGACGCCGCGGTGAGCGAGGCCGCGGAGGTCGTCCGGCAGACGGGCGTCGGCTACGTCGTCGTCCGCGACGACGAGGGCGTGCGGGGGCTCGTGGAGGCGCGCGACCTCGTCGACGCGGGCGCAGAGCCGCGGGAGCCGCTCAATCCGACGCAGAGCGCGCGCGCCGAGGCGACGGACGGCGGTCAGGACGGGGCGTTCTCCACGCAGAGTATCTGCGAAGTCTGCGGGTCGCTCGCGGGGTCGCTCTCGAACGTCAACGGCCAGCTCGTCTGCGCCGACTGCCACGCCGTCTGA
- the udk gene encoding uridine kinase: protein MTLPSFAIGIAGGTGAGKTTVAREITENVGESVTLIPLDNYYEDLSHLDFDDRKDVNYDHPNAFEWDLLNDHLDRLLSGQAIEMPQYDFTEHLRRDDTLHVEPTDVIVLEGILALYDDDINDMLDLHIYVETDADVRILRRIERDVVQRGRDLEGVMDQYLSTVKPMHEQFIEPTKKSADIIIPEGANKTAVTLLEEKVHAETRGLDAWVDQEADGLGN, encoded by the coding sequence ATGACTCTCCCGTCGTTCGCCATCGGCATCGCCGGCGGAACCGGTGCCGGCAAAACCACTGTCGCCCGCGAAATCACCGAGAACGTCGGTGAATCAGTCACCCTCATCCCCCTCGACAACTACTACGAAGACCTCTCCCACCTCGACTTCGACGACCGGAAAGACGTCAACTACGACCACCCCAACGCCTTCGAGTGGGACCTCCTCAACGACCACCTCGACCGACTCCTCTCCGGACAGGCCATCGAGATGCCGCAGTACGACTTCACCGAACACCTCCGGCGCGACGACACCCTCCACGTCGAACCCACCGACGTCATCGTCCTCGAAGGGATTCTGGCCCTCTACGACGACGACATCAACGACATGCTCGACCTCCACATCTACGTCGAAACCGACGCCGACGTCCGCATCCTCCGCCGCATCGAACGCGACGTCGTCCAGCGCGGCCGCGACCTCGAAGGCGTCATGGACCAGTATCTCTCCACGGTCAAGCCGATGCACGAACAGTTCATCGAACCCACGAAGAAGAGCGCCGACATCATCATCCCCGAAGGCGCGAACAAGACCGCCGTGACGCTCCTCGAGGAGAAAGTCCACGCGGAAACCCGCGGCCTCGACGCCTGGGTCGACCAGGAAGCAGACGGCCTCGGGAACTGA
- a CDS encoding DUF5785 family protein, with amino-acid sequence MDDMYDESGQDWPHDPDGEEGSEGGRKYGMAVLSKKVDEGEDFPLEKSEFVEEFGDHPVRLNYRKVVSVADIFEHVESEEFETKVEFHHETGKGMRRGDLWEYHPQGKESETTTTR; translated from the coding sequence ATGGACGATATGTACGACGAGTCCGGCCAGGACTGGCCGCACGACCCCGACGGCGAGGAAGGGAGCGAAGGCGGGCGGAAGTACGGGATGGCGGTGCTGTCGAAGAAGGTCGACGAGGGGGAGGATTTCCCGCTGGAGAAGTCCGAGTTCGTCGAGGAGTTCGGCGATCATCCGGTGCGCTTGAACTACCGGAAGGTGGTGAGCGTGGCGGACATCTTCGAGCACGTGGAGTCCGAGGAGTTCGAGACGAAGGTCGAGTTCCACCACGAGACGGGGAAGGGGATGCGGCGCGGTGACCTCTGGGAGTACCACCCGCAGGGGAAGGAGTCGGAGACGACTACGACGCGGTAA
- a CDS encoding type 1 periplasmic-binding domain-containing protein, translating into MTVHAVLVDPPRPGLVLPDLTDDLLSDAEAADLYAAMARDAIAAAAASGGDLLVNYRPTDLLPEEYEGVDAEAGVRALAADALPDLDDVRFEVQVGSTHAARVGNTVTHLLRDEDAASVAAVDPRAPLLDHTTLDSAAMKLRRCDVVLGPSQRGRVHYAGFADTLDFADAYHPPEVDTLAARAADAGLDTDFAPASPVVTDEAGLADLLPLLSARERAGRRVPTHTAAVVDDLGLHVTDDRTVTRHSD; encoded by the coding sequence ATGACCGTTCACGCCGTGCTCGTCGACCCGCCCCGACCGGGACTCGTCCTCCCCGACCTCACCGACGACCTCCTCAGCGACGCGGAAGCCGCGGACCTCTACGCCGCCATGGCGAGAGACGCCATCGCGGCCGCGGCAGCCAGCGGCGGCGACCTCCTCGTCAACTACCGCCCGACCGACCTCCTCCCCGAAGAGTACGAGGGCGTCGACGCGGAAGCCGGCGTCCGCGCGCTCGCCGCCGACGCCCTCCCCGACCTCGACGACGTCCGCTTCGAGGTCCAGGTCGGCAGCACGCACGCCGCGCGCGTCGGCAACACCGTCACCCACCTCCTCCGCGACGAGGACGCCGCCAGCGTCGCCGCCGTCGACCCCCGTGCTCCCCTCCTCGACCACACCACGCTCGACTCCGCCGCGATGAAACTCCGCCGCTGCGACGTCGTCCTCGGTCCCAGCCAGCGCGGGCGCGTTCACTACGCCGGCTTCGCCGACACCCTCGACTTCGCCGACGCCTACCACCCCCCGGAGGTCGACACCCTCGCCGCGCGCGCCGCCGACGCCGGCCTCGACACCGACTTCGCCCCCGCCTCGCCCGTCGTCACCGACGAAGCCGGCCTCGCCGACCTCCTCCCCCTCCTCTCCGCCCGCGAACGCGCCGGCCGCCGCGTCCCCACTCACACCGCCGCCGTCGTCGACGACCTCGGCCTCCACGTCACCGACGACCGCACCGTCACCCGACACTCCGACTAA
- a CDS encoding uracil-DNA glycosylase, with the protein MDADQQSPGNPFGMDEACENCARAANRERVVHGYGDVGADFVFVGDAPSAAAEAAGVPFTGDPAGERLQDMLGRLGFNRSLPSSTDPELDNAFLTYLARCHAPTEPADPEVVACEPFLNAEIRMINPEIIVPVGERALAAIGEEYTTTPVADLDVVAHHADRIRGRGFELVPMIHPAELTDEQADAFVDAVSDILDTDYRQTKGRRGR; encoded by the coding sequence ATGGACGCGGACCAGCAGAGCCCGGGGAACCCGTTCGGGATGGACGAAGCCTGTGAGAACTGCGCGCGCGCCGCCAACCGCGAGCGCGTCGTCCACGGCTACGGCGACGTCGGCGCGGACTTCGTCTTCGTCGGCGACGCCCCCAGCGCGGCCGCCGAAGCCGCCGGCGTTCCCTTCACCGGCGACCCCGCGGGCGAGCGCCTCCAGGACATGCTCGGCCGGCTCGGCTTCAACCGCTCGCTCCCGTCGAGCACCGACCCCGAACTCGACAACGCCTTCCTCACCTACCTCGCGCGCTGCCACGCCCCGACCGAACCCGCGGACCCGGAGGTCGTCGCCTGCGAGCCCTTCCTGAACGCCGAAATCCGGATGATTAACCCCGAGATCATCGTGCCCGTCGGGGAGCGCGCGCTCGCCGCCATCGGCGAGGAGTACACCACCACGCCGGTGGCCGACCTCGACGTCGTCGCACACCACGCCGACCGCATCAGGGGGAGAGGGTTCGAGCTCGTCCCGATGATTCACCCCGCGGAGCTGACCGACGAGCAGGCCGACGCGTTCGTCGACGCCGTCTCCGACATCCTCGACACCGACTACCGGCAGACGAAGGGACGCCGCGGGCGCTGA
- a CDS encoding NAD+ synthase encodes MPVDVADAADRIREFLRERRDAADASGYVLGVSGGLDSAVGVTLAAAAVGVENVTGLLMPGAPTDPENTRDARALCEDLGVDCAEHRIEPLVEPAVDALPGEPSKTTVGNVRARVRMVLWYEYANDRDLLVLGADNRSEHLLGYYTKYGDGAVDVAALADLYKTEVRDLARHLDLPEKLVEKTPTAELWEGQTDEAEIGVPYEDIDPVLRAYVDDDRSTAGASAAAGVDEATVEHLVELHEASAHKRRRPPTPGIR; translated from the coding sequence ATGCCGGTCGACGTCGCCGACGCCGCCGACAGGATTCGCGAGTTCCTCCGCGAGAGACGCGACGCTGCGGACGCCAGCGGCTACGTGCTCGGCGTGAGCGGCGGCCTCGACTCCGCCGTCGGGGTCACGCTCGCCGCGGCCGCCGTCGGCGTCGAGAACGTCACTGGCCTCCTGATGCCGGGCGCGCCGACCGACCCCGAGAACACGCGTGACGCCCGCGCACTGTGCGAGGACCTCGGCGTCGATTGCGCGGAACACCGCATCGAACCGCTCGTCGAGCCGGCGGTCGACGCGCTCCCCGGAGAGCCGTCGAAGACGACGGTCGGGAACGTTCGCGCGCGCGTCCGCATGGTGCTCTGGTACGAGTACGCGAACGACCGCGACCTGCTCGTGCTCGGCGCGGACAACCGCTCGGAACACCTCCTCGGCTACTACACGAAGTACGGCGACGGCGCGGTCGACGTCGCCGCGCTCGCCGACCTCTACAAGACGGAGGTCCGCGACCTCGCTCGCCACCTCGACCTCCCCGAGAAGCTCGTCGAGAAGACGCCGACCGCCGAGCTCTGGGAAGGCCAGACGGACGAAGCAGAAATCGGGGTGCCCTACGAGGACATCGACCCCGTGCTCCGCGCGTACGTGGACGACGACCGCTCGACCGCGGGGGCGTCCGCGGCCGCCGGCGTCGACGAAGCCACCGTCGAACACCTCGTCGAGCTGCACGAGGCGAGCGCGCACAAGCGCCGTCGGCCGCCGACGCCGGGAATCCGGTGA
- a CDS encoding sodium-dependent transporter, which produces MAERWSSNLGFLLASIGAAVGLGNIWRFSAVLGQNGGGAYLVPYLIAAFAFAVPLLVFEFAVGRALRTDVVSAFRGVGVNYTALGWVVAGSVLVILSYYLVLTGWVLGFLVATLLGVDLSFAGFTGTWWPVAAFVVTTVATGGIVSLGVKEGIERLVKVVLPVVFVVIAGLAVYAATLPGFADALAFLFTPDLSVLADPGVWSAAVGQVFFSLSVGQGIMLTYAAYMDENTDLWRSAVVITVADVAIAITAGLVIFPVVFTLGLAPTAGTELAFTTLPRAFASMPGGRAVGVAFFGLLFFAALTSAVSLLEVGVAAATRSFEWSRAKATLALTTGVFLLGVPSALSYGPSGFALGDVPFLDVLDESVGTLALPVTAFLIAVVFTWVAPNDTAERELGRAYPVVKYALPVLLPVLVALKVAGVARPAWSLTVDRLLAGLWTLPGLLVTLAVLGAAGWLLRRRARAPRRRNRRE; this is translated from the coding sequence ATGGCAGAGCGCTGGTCGTCGAATCTCGGGTTCCTCCTCGCGTCCATCGGCGCGGCTGTCGGGCTAGGAAACATCTGGCGGTTCTCGGCGGTGCTGGGGCAGAACGGCGGCGGCGCGTACCTCGTACCCTATCTGATCGCGGCGTTCGCGTTCGCCGTCCCCCTCCTCGTCTTCGAGTTCGCGGTCGGGCGCGCGCTCCGCACCGACGTCGTCTCGGCGTTCCGTGGGGTCGGCGTGAACTACACGGCGCTCGGCTGGGTGGTCGCGGGGAGCGTCCTCGTCATCCTCTCGTACTACCTCGTGCTCACCGGGTGGGTGCTCGGCTTCCTCGTGGCGACGCTCCTCGGCGTCGACCTCTCCTTCGCGGGGTTCACGGGGACGTGGTGGCCGGTGGCCGCGTTCGTCGTCACGACCGTCGCGACCGGCGGCATCGTCTCCCTCGGCGTGAAGGAAGGCATCGAGCGACTCGTGAAAGTCGTGCTGCCGGTCGTCTTCGTCGTCATCGCGGGGCTCGCGGTCTACGCGGCGACGCTCCCCGGGTTCGCCGACGCGCTCGCGTTCCTCTTCACTCCCGACCTCTCGGTGCTCGCCGACCCCGGCGTCTGGTCGGCAGCGGTCGGCCAGGTGTTCTTCTCGCTCTCCGTCGGCCAGGGTATCATGCTCACGTACGCCGCCTACATGGACGAGAACACGGACCTCTGGCGGTCCGCGGTCGTCATCACCGTCGCGGACGTCGCCATCGCCATCACGGCCGGTCTCGTCATCTTCCCCGTCGTCTTCACGCTCGGCCTCGCACCGACCGCGGGGACGGAACTCGCCTTCACGACGCTCCCGCGCGCATTCGCCTCGATGCCCGGGGGTCGCGCCGTCGGCGTCGCGTTCTTCGGTCTGCTCTTCTTCGCCGCGCTCACCTCAGCCGTGAGCCTCCTCGAAGTCGGCGTCGCCGCCGCGACGCGGTCCTTCGAGTGGTCGCGCGCGAAGGCGACGCTCGCCCTCACGACCGGCGTCTTCCTCCTCGGCGTTCCGTCCGCGCTGAGCTACGGCCCGTCCGGGTTCGCGCTCGGCGACGTCCCCTTCCTCGACGTCCTCGACGAGTCCGTGGGGACGCTCGCTCTCCCCGTCACGGCGTTCCTCATCGCCGTCGTCTTCACGTGGGTCGCGCCGAACGACACGGCGGAGCGGGAGCTCGGCCGCGCGTACCCGGTCGTGAAGTACGCGCTCCCCGTGCTCCTCCCCGTACTCGTCGCCCTGAAGGTCGCGGGCGTCGCCCGACCCGCGTGGTCGCTCACCGTCGACCGACTCCTCGCCGGCCTCTGGACGCTTCCCGGACTCCTCGTGACGCTCGCCGTCCTCGGCGCGGCGGGGTGGCTCCTCCGCCGACGCGCCCGCGCGCCGCGCCGCCGGAACCGCCGCGAGTAG
- the aroC gene encoding chorismate synthase, whose amino-acid sequence MNGNRFGRLFQVTTYGESHGPGMGVTVSGCPAGLELTEEDVQYELDRRKPGQSMITTSRGEPDEVTIQSGIQDGYTTGTPIGMTIENKDARSGKYEPFITAPRPSHGDYTYSAKFGTRNWGGGGRSSARETVNWVAAGAVAKKILRSQDIQVKAHVNQIGDVEAGDVTWEDMLEHAEENDVRCADPDAAAEMQELIEDYQEEGDSIGGSIYFEVRGLPRGLGSPRFDSFEARLGQALMSVPASTAFEFGLGTEAREYTGSERNEDWTFYEGEREEINAEEGDPIPVGNDHGGVQGGITTGQPVFGELTLHAPTSIPKTQTTADWETGEETEEQVIGRHDPVLPPRGVPVVEAMCRLVALDFLLLGGRLNPDRLDGDVGEYDTDYHPSNPRRE is encoded by the coding sequence ATGAACGGGAATCGATTCGGGCGGCTCTTTCAGGTGACGACGTACGGGGAGAGCCACGGTCCGGGGATGGGCGTGACGGTGTCGGGGTGTCCGGCGGGGCTCGAGCTCACGGAGGAGGACGTGCAGTACGAACTCGACCGGCGGAAGCCGGGTCAGTCGATGATTACGACCTCGCGCGGGGAGCCGGACGAGGTCACCATTCAGTCCGGGATTCAGGACGGATACACGACGGGGACGCCCATCGGGATGACCATCGAGAACAAGGACGCGCGCTCCGGGAAGTACGAGCCCTTCATCACGGCACCGCGGCCGTCGCACGGCGACTACACGTATTCGGCGAAGTTCGGCACGCGGAACTGGGGCGGCGGCGGGCGGTCGTCGGCGCGCGAGACGGTGAACTGGGTCGCCGCGGGGGCGGTGGCGAAGAAGATTCTGCGCTCGCAGGACATCCAGGTGAAGGCGCACGTGAACCAGATCGGCGACGTCGAAGCCGGCGACGTCACCTGGGAGGACATGCTGGAGCACGCGGAGGAGAACGACGTGCGGTGTGCGGACCCGGACGCCGCCGCGGAGATGCAGGAACTCATCGAGGACTACCAAGAAGAAGGCGACTCCATCGGCGGGAGCATCTACTTCGAGGTTCGCGGTCTCCCCCGAGGGCTGGGCTCGCCGCGGTTCGACAGCTTCGAGGCGCGACTCGGGCAGGCGCTCATGTCGGTGCCGGCGTCGACGGCCTTCGAGTTCGGCCTCGGGACGGAGGCGCGAGAGTACACGGGGAGCGAGCGGAACGAGGACTGGACGTTCTACGAGGGCGAGCGCGAGGAGATCAACGCCGAGGAGGGCGACCCGATCCCGGTCGGAAACGACCACGGCGGCGTCCAGGGCGGCATCACGACCGGACAGCCGGTGTTCGGCGAACTGACGCTGCACGCGCCGACGTCGATTCCGAAGACGCAGACGACGGCGGACTGGGAGACCGGCGAGGAGACGGAAGAACAGGTCATCGGCCGCCACGACCCCGTCCTGCCGCCGCGCGGCGTCCCCGTGGTCGAGGCGATGTGTCGGCTGGTCGCGCTCGACTTCCTCCTGCTCGGCGGCCGCCTGAACCCCGACCGCCTCGACGGCGACGTCGGCGAGTACGACACCGACTACCACCCGAGTAACCCGCGGCGGGAGTAG
- a CDS encoding alkaline phosphatase family protein produces the protein MRRDSLADDLADRGDDAYVPPAYGDYGFHRVPNTAFDVLGADTGDTLPGDVFDGVDTDVSNVVVVLLDGFGYDQWRAAEPAIPLLERLADAGTVTPLTSTYPSETAAAITTLHTGVTPREHGVLGWFQSLDALGAVVAALPWTTFDGDPVDEAFPDAPEWADALLDASTVYERAEGVDSAVVEPEKIIGSASDGGLSVGATGIPYYGVADMAVRVRERLEAVDDGAASYTLAYVPDLDAVAHEDGPGTAATRAQAESLAAAVERELVGRLDPAVAADTLFVLTADHGHVDTGGENVDLRGYDPLWNHVRAGADGEPIPPVGSPRNLQLHLEDGTVGRVREAFERDFDCRTYTREEYVDAGLFGPVRAGSADGEIPVRAGSTDGEIPSGLGRAFAERAPDFVCVHASKGMWYADEHLGLIGQHGGQTRAEMLVPFAAARLDEVA, from the coding sequence ATGCGACGGGATTCGCTGGCCGACGACTTGGCGGACCGCGGCGACGACGCCTACGTTCCGCCCGCCTACGGCGACTACGGCTTCCACCGCGTGCCGAACACGGCGTTCGACGTGCTCGGCGCTGACACCGGCGACACGCTCCCCGGTGACGTCTTCGACGGCGTCGACACCGACGTCTCGAACGTCGTCGTCGTGCTCCTCGACGGCTTCGGCTACGACCAGTGGCGCGCCGCGGAGCCAGCGATTCCCCTCCTCGAACGCCTCGCCGACGCGGGGACGGTGACACCGCTGACGTCGACGTATCCCTCGGAGACCGCGGCGGCGATTACGACGCTCCACACCGGCGTCACCCCGAGAGAGCACGGCGTGCTCGGGTGGTTCCAGTCTCTCGACGCGCTCGGGGCGGTCGTCGCGGCGCTCCCGTGGACGACGTTCGACGGCGACCCGGTCGACGAGGCGTTCCCGGACGCGCCCGAGTGGGCGGACGCGCTCCTCGACGCGTCGACGGTCTACGAGCGCGCCGAGGGGGTCGATTCGGCGGTCGTGGAGCCCGAGAAAATAATCGGGAGCGCGTCCGACGGCGGACTGAGCGTCGGGGCCACCGGAATACCCTACTACGGCGTCGCGGACATGGCCGTCCGCGTGCGGGAGCGGCTGGAAGCCGTCGACGACGGAGCGGCGAGCTACACGCTCGCGTACGTTCCGGACCTTGACGCCGTCGCGCACGAGGACGGGCCGGGGACGGCGGCGACGCGCGCGCAGGCCGAGAGCCTCGCTGCGGCGGTGGAGCGCGAGCTCGTCGGCCGGCTCGACCCGGCTGTCGCGGCGGACACGCTCTTCGTGTTGACCGCCGACCACGGCCACGTCGACACCGGTGGAGAGAACGTCGACCTCCGGGGGTACGACCCGCTCTGGAACCACGTCCGAGCCGGGGCGGACGGCGAGCCGATTCCGCCCGTGGGGAGCCCGCGGAACCTCCAGCTCCACCTGGAAGACGGCACGGTCGGGCGCGTCCGCGAGGCGTTCGAGCGCGACTTCGACTGCCGGACGTACACGCGCGAGGAGTACGTGGACGCCGGGCTGTTCGGGCCAGTACGAGCCGGCTCGGCAGACGGTGAGATACCGGTGCGAGCCGGTTCGACAGACGGTGAGATACCGAGCGGGCTTGGGCGGGCGTTCGCGGAGCGCGCGCCCGACTTCGTCTGCGTCCACGCGTCGAAGGGGATGTGGTACGCGGACGAGCATCTGGGGCTCATCGGGCAGCACGGAGGGCAGACGAGGGCGGAGATGCTCGTGCCGTTCGCGGCCGCGCGGCTGGACGAGGTGGCGTGA
- the aroA gene encoding 3-phosphoshikimate 1-carboxyvinyltransferase: MQVTVSPSDVHGSAYAPPSKSYTHRAVLAAGYTAGTTRVKNALWSADTRETMGAVSAFGGDTVDVDGTAEIDGFDGRPGVPEDILDCGNSGTTMRLVTAAAGLVDGATVLTGDASLRSRPQGALLDALEQLGARAISTRGNGQAPLVVEGPIAGGDVALPGDVSSQFVTALLMAGAVTDRGIDIELTTELKSAPYVDITLDVLDSFGVDASETDEGYRVPGGQSYAPDDGEYDVPGDFSSASYLLAAGALAGDPSVDVRGLYPSVQGDRAILDVLKEMGASVDWNTEDGVATVERSALSGVTADVGDTPDLLPTIAVLGAAADGTTRIENAEHVRYKETDRVAAMASELAKMGADVEEEPDALVVHGDGSNLEGAVLDGHGDHRIVMALATAALVADGDSTISHAEHVEVSFPQFFDELYDLGVSVAHENE, from the coding sequence ATGCAGGTCACTGTCTCACCGTCGGACGTTCACGGGTCGGCGTACGCGCCGCCGTCGAAGAGTTACACGCACCGGGCGGTGCTCGCCGCGGGCTACACGGCGGGGACGACGCGCGTGAAGAACGCGCTGTGGAGCGCGGACACGCGAGAGACGATGGGCGCGGTGTCGGCGTTCGGCGGGGACACAGTCGACGTCGACGGGACCGCGGAAATCGACGGGTTCGACGGCCGGCCCGGAGTCCCCGAGGACATCCTCGACTGCGGGAACTCGGGGACGACGATGCGCCTCGTCACCGCCGCGGCCGGCCTCGTCGACGGTGCGACCGTCCTCACGGGGGACGCGAGCCTGCGGTCGCGGCCGCAGGGCGCGCTCCTCGACGCGCTCGAACAGCTCGGCGCGCGCGCAATCTCGACGCGCGGGAACGGCCAAGCGCCGCTCGTCGTCGAAGGCCCCATCGCCGGCGGCGACGTCGCGCTTCCCGGCGACGTCTCCAGCCAGTTCGTCACCGCGCTCCTGATGGCCGGTGCCGTGACGGACCGCGGAATCGACATCGAACTGACGACGGAGTTGAAGTCCGCGCCGTACGTCGACATCACGCTCGACGTCCTCGACTCGTTCGGCGTCGACGCCTCGGAGACCGACGAGGGCTACCGCGTGCCCGGCGGACAGTCCTACGCGCCCGACGACGGTGAGTACGACGTGCCCGGTGACTTCTCCTCTGCGTCCTACCTGCTCGCGGCGGGCGCGCTCGCCGGCGATCCGAGCGTCGACGTCCGCGGCCTCTATCCGTCCGTGCAGGGCGACCGCGCCATCCTCGACGTCCTCAAGGAGATGGGCGCGAGCGTCGACTGGAACACGGAGGACGGCGTGGCGACCGTCGAGCGGTCCGCGCTCTCCGGCGTCACGGCGGACGTCGGCGACACCCCCGACCTCCTGCCGACCATTGCCGTGCTCGGCGCGGCCGCCGACGGGACGACGCGCATCGAGAACGCCGAACACGTCCGCTACAAGGAGACGGACCGCGTCGCCGCGATGGCGAGCGAGCTCGCGAAGATGGGCGCGGACGTCGAGGAGGAACCCGACGCGCTCGTCGTCCACGGTGACGGGAGTAACCTCGAAGGCGCTGTCCTCGACGGCCACGGCGACCACCGGATCGTGATGGCGCTCGCGACTGCCGCACTCGTCGCCGACGGGGACTCCACGATCTCGCACGCCGAACACGTCGAGGTCTCCTTCCCGCAGTTCTTCGACGAGCTCTACGACCTCGGCGTCAGCGTCGCACACGAGAACGAGTAG
- a CDS encoding M24 family metallopeptidase: protein MAKDFSALDAFLDEQGFDGYLLDADSTASDQYYLSGFFANDPFVTLYTPEETALLVSGLEYSRAVAESRADVVRKHQDYEYAELVQEHGQEEAGARVRAAFLDEFGVESVATNRRFPLATADGLRGRDVDVTADTEDTVTDIRAVKTEDELDAIREAQRANQVAMARVDELITDATVEGGELHYEGGVLTSERVKREVDKTLLDEGCAAEETIVACGADAAVPHNSGSGPLRANETIVVDVFPKNKDTHYNGDMTRTFVKGDPSAEAREFYELTQQAFDAAMDALEPGATGAEVHGAVCDVYENAGYPTLRSDPDTDTGYIHSTGHGIGLDVHEAPSVSHRSDEPLQPGHVVTIEPGLYDPDVGGVRLEDLVVVADNDRGYENYTDYTMQMVRE from the coding sequence ATGGCGAAGGATTTCTCGGCGCTCGACGCGTTTCTCGACGAACAGGGCTTCGACGGCTACCTCCTCGACGCGGATTCGACGGCGAGCGACCAGTACTACCTCTCGGGGTTCTTCGCGAACGACCCGTTCGTGACGCTGTACACGCCGGAGGAGACGGCGCTGCTCGTGTCGGGCTTGGAGTATTCGCGGGCGGTGGCGGAGTCGCGCGCCGACGTGGTGCGGAAACACCAGGACTACGAGTACGCCGAGCTGGTGCAAGAGCACGGGCAGGAGGAAGCCGGAGCGCGGGTGCGCGCGGCGTTCCTCGACGAGTTCGGCGTGGAGTCGGTGGCGACGAACCGGCGCTTCCCGCTCGCGACGGCGGACGGCCTGCGCGGCCGCGACGTCGACGTCACGGCGGACACGGAGGACACGGTGACGGACATCCGCGCCGTGAAGACCGAGGACGAACTCGACGCGATTCGAGAGGCACAGCGCGCGAACCAGGTGGCGATGGCGCGCGTCGACGAACTCATCACCGACGCTACCGTGGAAGGCGGGGAACTCCACTACGAGGGCGGGGTGTTGACGAGCGAGCGCGTGAAGCGCGAAGTCGACAAGACGCTCCTCGACGAGGGCTGTGCGGCCGAGGAGACCATCGTCGCCTGCGGCGCGGACGCCGCCGTCCCCCACAACTCGGGGAGCGGCCCGCTCCGCGCGAACGAGACCATCGTCGTCGACGTCTTCCCGAAGAACAAGGACACCCACTACAACGGCGACATGACGCGGACGTTCGTGAAGGGAGATCCCTCCGCCGAGGCCCGTGAGTTCTACGAACTCACCCAGCAGGCGTTCGACGCCGCGATGGACGCCCTCGAACCCGGCGCGACCGGTGCCGAGGTCCACGGCGCGGTCTGCGACGTCTACGAGAACGCCGGCTACCCCACGCTCCGCAGCGACCCCGACACCGACACCGGCTACATCCACTCCACCGGCCACGGTATCGGCCTCGACGTCCACGAAGCCCCCAGCGTCAGCCACCGCAGCGACGAACCGCTCCAGCCGGGCCACGTCGTCACCATCGAACCCGGCCTCTACGACCCCGACGTCGGCGGCGTTCGACTGGAGGACCTCGTCGTCGTCGCCGACAACGACCGGGGGTACGAGAACTACACCGACTACACGATGCAGATGGTGAGGGAGTAA